The following proteins are co-located in the Leishmania major strain Friedlin complete genome, chromosome 30 genome:
- a CDS encoding putative endosomal integral membrane protein — protein sequence MVVIVLCWASSITYGFSFPLMHDLGLAYSQGETVHVLAKSVTSRAKIVPLRWSSVFPCAVSLSQSTLQPSRRSIGQVLMGDTLEDSGIRLKVLTDMKCVLVCSARLSTAEREQYEKRILGRYRAHLVLDGLPALEAPSVDGAYRRIRTGFPLGNFSRATTTGFIEVYNHVHLIVSYYPITSTDSRTVRIVQFEVQPRSVFHTGELGGDGTCTFPAMLKPQITHMESIRFSYSVEWVVSTTPWKTRWDNYLDDNSRESKAHWYSIVNVFSLVLLQSVLLWYILVRSVRRDISSYNEEDLLGDREDSGWKLVHGDVFRPPRGAVFLSVLVGNGMQIMCMVFASLLVAVAGMLAHDSRGMLASLLVMLFVFFSSVNGLVTAALIKLLRRRSWQAIFLTSVALPGFLFGVYLTLNLIHLGSHAASTLPFTSLLYLLALWLCVSVPLCFGGAVAGFSSNLSIPAKINAIPRTIPPQPWYMKGVLSYVALGIVPLAASYVELQSIFSSVWLGVAYRMFSFLLAAFVLVLVIVAQVSIFSTYHQLSLLNYHWWWRSFFVSASYGVWLMLYCVLYYWLISVVKGFLGMVLFFGYMGLACVTVALMFGAVGFLASLVFICILFASVKAD from the coding sequence ATGGTGGTCATTGTGCTTTGCTGGGCTTCGTCCATCACCTACGGCTTCAGCTTTCCCTTGATGCACGACCTCGGCTTAGCATACTCGCAGGGGGAGACCGTGCACGTTCTGGCGAAGTCCGTCACATCTCGCGCGAAAATCGTGCCGCTTCGTTGGAGCAGCGTTTTTCCGTGCGCGGTGTCACTGAGCCAAAGCACACTGCAGCCATCTCGTCGCAGTATTGGTCAGGTGCTGATGGGTGACACGCTGGAGGACTCTGGCATTCGGCTGAAGGTACTGACGGACATGAAGTGTGTCCTCGTCTGCTCAGCGCGTTTGAGCACGGCCGAGAGGGAACAGTACGAGAAGCGCATCTTGGGCCGCTACCGGGCACACCTAGTGTTGGATGGACTCCCGGCTCTGGAGGCGCCGTCGGTCGATGGCGCGTACCGTCGCATCCGCACCGGCTTTCCACTTGGCAACTTCTCCAGGGCCACGACAACGGGGTTTATAGAGGTGTACAACCACGTTCACTTAATTGTCTCCTACTACCCAATCACCTCGACGGATTCGCGAACGGTGCGGATTGTGCAGTTCGAGGTGCAGCCCCGAAGCGTGTTTCACACCGGCGAGCTCGGTGGGGACGGCACCTGCACCTTCCCCGCCATGCTCAAGCCTCAGATCACGCACATGGAGAGCATTCGCTTCAGCTACTCCGTTGAGTGGGTGGTgtcgacgacgccgtggaAGACGCGCTGGGACAACTATCTCGACGACAATTCGCGCGAGTCGAAGGCGCACTGGTACTCCATCGTGAACGTCTTCTCattggtgctgctgcaatCGGTGCTCCTGTGGTACATCCTCGTGCGgtctgtgcggcgcgacATCTCATCCTACAACGAGGAAGACTTGCTGGGCGATCGCGAGGACAGCGGATGGAAGCTTGTGCACGGGGATGTGTTCCGGCCGCCACGCGGTGCTGTCTTCCTCTCCGTGCTCGTTGGCAATGGCATGCAGATCATGTGCATGGTGTTCGCCTCGCTGCTCGTTGCCGTGGCTGGCATGCTCGCGCACGACTCGCGCGGTATGCTGGCATCCCTGCTTGTGATGCTCTTCGTGTTCTTCTCCAGCGTCAATGGGCTCGTGACGGCGGCTCTCATTAAGCtcttgcggcggcgctcgtggCAGGCAATCTTTCTGACGTCCGTCGCGCTGCCGGGGTTTCTTTTCGGGGTCTACCTCACGCTCAACTTGATACACCTCGGCTCCCACGCGGCGAGCACGCTGCCCTTCACATCTCTCCTCTAcctgctggcgctgtggctgtgtgtcTCGGTGCCACTTTGCTttggcggcgctgtcgccggcTTCAGCTCCAACCTTTCGATTCCGGCAAAGATCAACGCCATACCGCGCACGATCCCACCACAGCCGTGGTACATGAAAGGCGTGCTCTCCTACGTGGCTCTCGGCATCGTGCCACTGGCGGCGTCCTATGTGGAGTTGCAGTCCATCTTCAGCAGTGTGTGGCTCGGCGTTGCGTACCGCATGTTCTCCTTCCTACTTGCAGCCTttgtgctggtgctggtcATTGTGGCGCAGGTGTCTATCTTCTCCACCTATCACCAGCTGAGCCTCCTCAACTACCactggtggtggcgctccTTCTTCGTGTCGGCGTCGTACGGGGTGTGGCTGATGCTGTACTGCGTCTTGTACTACTGGCTCATCTCCGTTGTGAAGGGCTTTCTCGGGATGGTCCTGTTCTTTGGGTACATGGGGCTGGCTTGCGTGACGGTGGCTCTTATGTTTGGCGCCGTCGGCTTCCTGGCGTCCCTGGTGTTCATCTGTATCTTGTTCGCGAGCGTCAAGGCGGATTAG
- a CDS encoding putative phosphatase 2C, whose amino-acid sequence MGLMLPKPILSKVVDRAGNSFVNAACASQNGFRNSMEDAHMLVATDDADVAYFGIFDGHSNAECSAYVARELPQRLKKLPESITAEMLEKVCIEVDEAYMKTSTEGGTTGTFCVIRKDLTVTIANVGDSRILVCRGGKLIFATEDHKPYIPGETERIVACGGSVVSNRVDGDLAVSRAFGDASFKVKGTKDYRMQKVIAVPDVSVLQCEPNDFIILACDGVFEGNFSNEDVCQFVWEQQQNCWDDLAVVACRVCDEAIRCGSKDNISCLVVQLAEGASRVKAFGATSFVPGPPFPRNQQPCRAAYAQMAELGHTTTAAALQTRYQLLQAFSKNKLNSQPPVMRTAFEMSDEVDVETEWSFFGKGPAPGNEKNFFEALANTGNSS is encoded by the coding sequence ATGGGCCTTATGCTACCGAAACCGATCCTTAGCAAGGTCGTGGATCGTGCAGGGAACTCTTTTGTAAACGCTGCCTGCGCCTCGCAGAACGGCTTTCGCAACTCCATGGAGGATGCACACATGTTAGTCGccaccgacgacgccgacgtgGCGTACTTTGGCATCTTCGATGGGCATAGTAACGCCGAGTGTAGCGCCTATGTGGCGAGGGAGCTGCCACAGCGGCTGAAGAAGCTGCCGGAGTCGATCACGGCGGAGATGTTAGAGAAGGTATGCATAGAGGTGGATGAGGCCTACATGAAGACCAGCACCGAgggcggcaccaccggcaccTTTTGCGTCATCCGCAAGGACCTCACAGTGACCATCGCCAACGTCGGTGACTCCCGCATCCTcgtctgccgcggcggcaaacTGATTTTCGCCACTGAAGACCACAAGCCGTACATTCCGGGGGAGACGGAGCGCATCGTTgcctgcggcggcagtgTAGTCAGCAACCGCGTCGACGGAGACCTTGCTGTATCGCGCGCCTTTGGTGATGCGTCCTTCAAGGTAAAGGGGACAAAGGACTACCGAATGCAGAAGGTGATTGCCGTGCCCGACGTGTCGGTGCTGCAATGCGAGCCGAACGACTTTATCATTCTCGCCTGTGACGGCGTCTTCGAGGGCAACTTCTCCAACGAGGACGTTTGCCAGTTTGTgtgggagcagcagcaaaacTGCTGGGACGACTTGGCGGTTGTGGCGTGCCGCGTTTGCGATGAGGCGATCCGGTGCGGCAGCAAGGACAACATCTCCTGCTTAGTGGTGCAGCTGGCCGAGGGCGCTTCCAGGGTAAAGGCATTCGGCGCCACATCCTTCGTCCCGGGGCCGCCCTTTCCGCGCAATCAGCAGccctgccgcgccgcctaCGCGCAGATGGCAGAGCTCGGCCAcaccacgacggcggcagcgctgcagacgcGCTACCAGCTTCTGCAGGCGTTCTCCAAGAACAAGTTGAATTCGCAGCCGCCTGTGATGCGAACCGCTTTCGAGATGAGCGACGAGGTGGACGTGGAGACGGAATGGTCCTTCTTCGGCAAGGGCCCCGCGCCAGGAAACGAGAAGAACTTCTTTGAGGCGCTCGCCAATACGGGCAACAGCTCGTAG
- the MPK12 gene encoding putative mitogen-activated protein kinase, producing MILTKVEGPNAAGNKVYVFGVNDYRLEVPERYNVQHFVGRGAYGFVCSAVDAVTNEPVAIKKVMHLFDDAVDAKRVLREVKLLAYLKHPNILSLKDLFKSPDPVDTYSELYVVTDLMESDMDAILRSPRIRLAAGHGQYFTLQLLCALQYIHSAHVLHRDLKPGNLLTDSECNLKLGDFGLARGIGHDDTMTQYVFTRWYRPPELLLVCKHCNYSADMWAVGCLAAEMFTGKPLFPGKDYINQINLIVELLGIPDLARDLPPSTSKEAIHYLSSLPPSKGKKLEEYAPELRRRFDETTFYDSFDTELEEAIAVEGAIIARPRPHPPEEYYAEFVDFIFGLLCYNPAKRRTAKESIAHAWLSDVRGPQETIGGCEAERIYRWDADGTAFTIPQLRQLFIDEIGKFASTRSS from the coding sequence ATGATACTCACCAAGGTAGAGGGCCCTAATGCGGCTGGCAACAAGGTTTACGTCTTTGGTGTGAACGACTACCGCCTTGAGGTGCCAGAGCGCTACAACGTTCAGCACTTCGTTGGGCGTGGCGCTTACGGATTTGTgtgcagcgccgtggacgcGGTGACGAACGAGCCGGTTGCGATTAAGAAGGTGATGCACCTCTTCGACGATGCCGTCGATGCAAAGCGCGTCTTGCGGGAGGTGAAGCTGCTAGCCTATCTCAAACACCCAAACATCCTCTCTCTCAAGGACCTCTTCAAGTCACCGGACCCCGTTGACACGTACAGCGAGCTCTACGTCGTGACTGACTTGATGGAGTCGGACATGGACGCCATCCTGCGCTCCCCACGCATCCGTCTCGCCGCCGGGCACGGGCAGTACTTCACCCTtcagctgctgtgcgcacTGCAATACATTCACAGTGCGCATGTGCTGCACCGAGACCTGAAGCCGGGGAACCTGCTGACAGATTCGGAGTGCAATCTTAAGCTGGGCGACTTTGGCCTCGCGCGCGGTATCGGGCATGACGACACCATGACACAGTACGTGTTCACGCGGTGGTACCGGCCACCAGAgttgctgctggtgtgcaAGCACTGCAACTACAGCGCGGACATGTGGGCTGTTGGCTGCCTTGCGGCAGAGATGTTCACCGGCAAGCCGCTCTTTCCGGGCAAGGACTACATCAACCAGATCAATCTCATAGTGGAGTTGCTGGGCATACCAGACCTGGCACGTGACCTGCCGCCGAGCACGTCAAAGGAGGCGATACACTACCTCTCCTCCCTGCCCCCTAGCAAGGGGAAGAAGCTTGAGGAGTACGCCCCGGAGCTGCGACGTCGCTTCGACGAGACCACCTTTTATGACAGCTTCGACACGGAGCTAGAGGAGGCGATCGCTGTGGAAGGCGCCATCATTGCCCGCCCTCGGCCACACCCGCCGGAGGAGTACTACGCTGAGTTTGTCGACTTCATCTTTGGACTGCTTTGCTACAACCCCGCGAAGCGGCGCACGGCGAAAGAGTCCATAGCGCATGCGTGGCTGTCGGACGTGCGCGGCCCACAGGAGACCAttggcggctgcgaggcggaGCGAATATACCGTTGGGATgccgacggcaccgccttcACCATCCCACAACTTCGCCAGCTGTTCATAGATGAGATCGGAAAGTTTGCGTCTACCCGGAGCAGCTGA
- a CDS encoding putative kinesin: protein MSRTQTSSKSVPKNIAVYCRVRPPVPNEKGHTFQNISYDDSDSRAIAVARKSGTKALEKTYLFNRVFRPTATQKDVYETFAKGAVDAAFDGQHGVLFVYGQTGSGKTFTISNDEPNNEGVLQRSMRDIWNRIASDTANDYSCSVSYVQLYNEILTDLLDDAKGKVRIQMGSEGRGDVVMVSDSTGMAIEREVKDYKSTMACFQVGLARKEMASTSMNSTSSRSHTIFTLNIVKAKKVVAVTVGTEAEGPTIALEGRLVLCDLAGSERVSKTHAEGKTLDEATHINRSLLTLGKVVTALTDNAQHAPFRESKLTRILQYSLMGNGNTSIIVNISPSDDNTEESLSAILFGQRASQIKQDAKRHEVLDYKALYMQLMAELDNKNDKTLEEALEEERGVYEERISALDEEMKLLSDENAMLRNENKQLRQYVPADRLKLIDETPSSGVSGANGEVVSGGWAKVNQDLRKLVQQRDERLKVISDERVRLALVVAEEKRKCFQLAQKMRSFAMRYKMEREQSTQRQEELCTELATLKGTDYLSAVGSFDATASPGSPNYPRENEEFNDAESAQAQIRALRAERMELMVYQAKAANAIRKLVKERDAAQRKVA, encoded by the coding sequence ATgtcgcgcacgcagacaaGCAGCAAGTCGGTGCCGAAGAACATCGCGGTGTACTGCCGCGTGCGGCCACCTGTGCCGAATGAGAAAGGGCACACCTTCCAAAACATCAGCTACGATGACAGCGACagccgcgccatcgccgtggcCCGCAAGTCCGGCACGAAAGCACTCGAAAAGACGTACCTATTCAACCGCGTCTTCAGGCCAACTGCGACGCAGAAGGATGTGTACGAGACCTTCGCCAAGGGTGCCGTCGACGCTGCCTTCGATGGCCAGCACGGCGTCCTCTTTGTGTACGGCCAGACCGGCTCTGGTAAGACCTTTACGATAAGCAACGATGAACCGAATAACGAGGGTGTGTTGCAGCGGTCCATGAGGGATATTTGGAACAGGATCGCCAGCGACACGGCCAATGACTATTCGTGCAGCGTCAGCTACGTGCAGCTCTACAACGAAATCCTCACCGACTTGCTGGATGATGCGAAGGGTAAGGTCCGTATCCAGATGGGCTCGGAGGGCCGTGGCGACGTTGTGATGGTGTCCGACAGCACCGGGATGGCAATTGAGCGGGAGGTAAAGGACTACAAGAGCACCATGGCCTGCTTCCAAGTGGGCCTGGCGCGGAAGGAGATGGCGAGCACGTCTATGAACAGCACAAGCTCGCGCTCCCACACCATCTTTACGCTTAACATCGTCAAGGCGAAGAAGGTCGTTGCCGTGACCGTCGGCACTGAAGCGGAGGGCCCGACGATTGCACTGGAGGGCCGCCTGGTGCTGTGCGATCTTGCCGGTAGCGAGCGTGTGAGCAAGACACATGCGGAGGGCAAGACGCTCGACGAGGCCACGCACATTAACCGCAGTCTTCTAACCCTTGGTAAGGTGGTGACTGCGCTGACCGATAACGCCCAGCACGCACCCTTCCGTGAGTCGAAGCTAACCCGCATTCTCCAGTACTCGCTGATGGGTAACGGCAACACCTCCATCATCGTCAACATCAGCCCCTCCGACGACAACACGGAGGAGAGCTTGAGCGCCATCTTGTTTGGGCAGCGCGCCAGCCAAATCAAGCAGGATGCAAAGAGACACGAGGTGCTGGATTACAAGGCGCTGTACATGCAGCTCATGGCAGAACTGGACAACAAAAACGACAAGACGCTGGAGGAAGCACTGGAAGAGGAGCGTGGCGTCTACGAGGAACGCATTTCCGCCCTCGACGAGGAGATGAAGTTGCTGAGCGATGAGAACGCGATGCTGCGCAACGAGAacaagcagctgcgccagtACGTGCCGGCTGATCGACTGAAGTTGATTGACGAGACACCATCCAGTGGAGTGTCTGGTGCCAATGGTGAAGTTGTCAGCGGAGGTTGGGCCAAGGTCAACCAGGATTTGCGGAAGTTAGTGCAGCAACGTGATGAACGGCTGAAAGTCATCAGTGACGAGCGGGTGCGCCTCGCACTTGTGGTGGCTGAGGAGAAGCGCAAGTGCTTCCAGCTCGCACAGAAGATGCGCTCCTTCGCCATGCGCTACAAGATGGAGCGCGAGCAGTCGACGCAGCGACAGGAGGAGCTGTGCACCGAGCTGGCGACCCTTAAGGGCACCGATTACCTCAGCGCCGTCGGCAGCTTCGACGCCACGGCGAGCCCGGGCAGCCCGAACTATCCTCGTGAAAACGAAGAATTCAACGACGCTGAAAGTGCTCAGGCGCAGATCCGCGCGTTGCGGGCGGAGCGCATGGAACTCATGGTGTACCAGGCAAAGGCGGCCAATGCGATCCGCAAGCTCGTGAAGGAAcgtgacgctgcgcagcgcaagGTAGCGTAA
- a CDS encoding putative KU80 protein — MSKGAVVLVLDITLPRAAALVEACNLCDRILTDKMIYAPSDEVSVILAGTEKSRSALYEQSVQARYNHITVAAELGPATSLTLAPIAATRAGVAVLPEGETVRPSIAEAYDFIDALQVAVAVLQARTSQKKYNRCIYFLTDARHEVRHKEDLLSLIDILQRDQVALVVIGFDFQALPAPADSQGEFNESTTVVPSAWAALDRKAQNERILAALCTELGPPSTLVSPAEALASLSLLRCRRIRQQPVLKVALRMGDVRLATQLFTLTQEERLPSLRRSTQDGVDVAQTIEYVVLGGVEERPCALAKEERVEAFFLGVDRISCSEADREAMRVKGPRALEAIGFVGEAEVEPYLLMGGTRALLPLAGDHAGQRGFNALVDAMASSRKAMLVRLVRTADAAPSLCVCFARTAGSSAAQRHLVLAPLPFAEDVRALRFSEYPELQFSAAEEQLMDELIDGLSVDDSVLAPHDTFNPVLQQYYATLRAKLSAMNVSAEKGNTKATSPEAAVPQLLPTLRGTSTDFFAEGSEVYEVVSAHRSALVSCATAFPYEDEADALLSGSRDAGRKGKPWYQDVAMTPSLIGPQAGSPPPAAQGSDGAPSTIAPAIAGGARCGGEADEASAGSHTASDANSISTVPHDTISGGVSFAITSVDPVGSFSMIVHHPAVTEAQLNKAKDDLSDVIWELLRSSIKDAIYRKCMACIMALRQFCVTQDDAAYYNDFLLKLEVVARQCSRDADFWVPYVVERKDGANVWPITAQECKSAALPDDTAAKAFLQKDRFDPAIAFDDTADDDDWLAEIQ, encoded by the coding sequence ATGTCCAAGGGTGCCGTtgtgctggtgctggacATCACCCTCCCccgtgctgcggcgctggtggaggcgtgTAACCTGTGCGACAGAATCCTCACAGACAAGATGATATACGCGCCATCGGACGAGGTGTCTGTCATTCTTGCCGGCACTGAGAAGTCTCGCAGCGCTCTGTACGAGCAGTCTGTGCAGGCGCGGTACAACCACATCACCGTGGCTGCCGAGCTCGGACCGGCAACGTCACTGACCCTCGCACCCATTGCTGCTACTCGCGCTGGTGTTGCTGTGCTGCCTGAAGGCGAGACTGTGCGGCCATCTATCGCGGAGGCGTACGACTTCATCGATGCCCTTCAGGTGGCAGTAGCGGTGCTGCAAGCGCGCACAAGCCAAAAGAAGTACAACCGCTGCATTTACTTCCTCACCGACGCCCGCCACGAGGTGCGGCACAAGGAGGATCTGCTCTCCCTCATCGATATCTTGCAGCGCGACCAGGTGGCGTTGGTGGTGATCGGGTTCGATTTTCAGGCGTTGCCAGCACCCGCGGATTCACAGGGGGAGTTCAACGAATCCACCACAGTTGTCCCGAGTGCGTGGGCTGCGCTCGATAGGAAGGCACAAAACGAGAGGATACTCGCGGCGCTGTGCACCGAGCTGGGGCCGCCGAGCACACTCGTCAGCCCCGCAGAGGCGCTGGCGAGTCTCTCGTTGCTGCGCTGTCGAAGGATCCGCCAGCAGCCCGTGCTCAAGGTCGCGCTTCGCATGGGTGACGTGCGGCTTGCCACGCAGCTGTTCACTCTCACGCAGGAAGAGCGGCTGCcctcgctgcggcggagcACCCAAGACGGCGTAGACGTGGCGCAGACCATCGAGTacgtcgtcctcggcggcgtggAGGAGCGGCCTTGTGCCttggcgaaggaggagcgggTGGAGGCGTTCTTCTTGGGCGTCGACCGCATCTCATGCAGCGAGGCCGATCGAGAAGCAATGAGGGTAAAGGGTCCacgtgcgctggaggcgatcGGGTTTGTTGGAGAGGCCGAGGTGGAGCCGTACCTGTTGAtgggcggcacacgcgcgctgctgccactggcGGGCGACCATGCCGGGCAGCGCGGTTTCAACGCCTTGGTGGACGCGATGGCATCCAGCCGTAAGGCGATGCTGGTGCGACTCGTGCGCACGGCAGATGCTGCCCCgtcgttgtgcgtgtgctttgCACGGACGGCGGGGTCatctgcggcgcagcgccacttGGTGCTGGCTCCTCTCCCGTTCGCCGAGGACGTGCGAGCCCTTCGCTTCTCCGAGTACCCTGAGTTGCAGTTTAGTGCGGCCGAGGAGCAGTTGATGGACGAGCTGATCGACGGCCTCTCTGTGGATGACTCGGTGCTGGCGCCTCACGACACCTTCAACCCGGTCCTGCAACAATACTACGCCACCCTGCGAGCCAAGCTGTCCGCCATGAATGTCTCGGCGGAGAAGGGCAACACGAAGGCGACTTCGCCCGAAGCGGCGGTACCGCAACTGCTGCCTACGTTGAGGGGCACCTCCACCGACTTCTTCGCAGAGGGCAGCGAGGTGTATGAGGTGGTGTCGGCGCACCGGTCCGCCCTTGTGTCTTGCGCAACCGCGTTCCCGTACGAAGATGAAGCGGACGCGCTCCTGTCAGGGAGCAGAGACGCTGGTCGGAAGGGAAAGCCATGGTACCAAGACGTGGCGATGACGCCATCACTGATAGGCCCTCAGGCCggatcgccgccgccagcagcacaggGATCTGATGGAGCCCCGTCCACAATCGCCCCTGCCATTGCTGGAGGCGCGAGGTGCGGCGGGGAGGCGGACGAAGCGTCTGCCGGCAGCCACACCGCGTCGGATGCGAACAGCATCTCCACCGTTCCCCACGACAccatcagcggcggtgttTCCTTCGCGATCACGTCCGTTGACCCAGTGGGTAGTTTCTCCATGATTGTGCACCACCCTGCAGTGACGGAGGCACAGCTGAACAAGGCGAAGGACGACCTCAGCGATGTCATCTGGGAGctcctgcgcagcagcataAAGGACGCTATCTACCGCAAGTGTATGGCCTGCATTATGGCCCTCCGCCAGTTCTGCGTGACGCAGGACGACGCCGCCTACTACAACGATTTCCTGCTCAAATTGGAGGTGGTTGCACGGCAGTGCAGCCGCGACGCCGATTTCTGGGTCCCATACGTGGTGGAGAGGAAGGACGGCGCCAACGTGTGGCCCATCACAGCACAGGAGTGCAAGTCTGCCGCCCTGCCCGACGATACCGCCGCGAAGGCTTTCCTGCAGAAGGACCGCTTCGACCCCGCCATCGCCTTCGACGACACGGCTGACGATGATGACTGGCTGGCAGAAATTCAGTAG